In Brevibacillus marinus, the genomic window CGCGCAGTTTGTTGCGCAGAAACTGCTCCTGGATCAACACCCGCTCGATTGCGTCCATGCCGCCGTGGTAGCCGTGCACGTCGTGCATGCCCGCTTCCCGGCAGCGCCGTACCACCTGCTCCACCGCTTGGCGCGTGCTGCAGTAGACAATCCCGGCGCCGTCCAATACGGCGAGCAGCGACAGCAGGCGCTCCAGCTTCTCCTGCTCCGCTTGCACGCGGTACACGTCATAGGTAATGTTGCTGCGGTTCAGGCTCTGTTTGACCAGATGGTGCGGTGGTATTTGAAACAGCTCGCAGATCTCCGCGGCCACCGCCGCTGTCGCGGTGGCCGTCACCGCCAGCACGGGCGGAGAGCCGAGCGCTTCCACGATCGCCGGCAGCCGCAGGTAATCGGTGCGGAAGTCGTGCCCCCACTGCGAAATGCAATGAGCTTCATCAATCGCAAACAGGGAAACGCCGCGCTCCTGGAGCATCGCCGTCACAGCGGGATGCTGCAGCTTCTCCGGCGATATGTACAGCAGCTTGTAGCGCCCGGCCCGCAGCTCCTGCAGCTGCTGCCTGATCTCGTCCGGCCGTAAGGCGCTGTTGAGATACGTCACATCACGTCGTCCCTGTTGGCGCAGTTTTTGCACTTGGTCGATCATCAACGAGATCAGCGGCGTGACGACCACGGTCAGATGGGGCAATAGCAGCGACGGCAGCTGATAGGTTAGCGACTTGCCGCCGCCGGTCGCCAAAAGCCCCAGCGCATTCTGCCCGCTCAGCACCAATTCCATCAATTCCCGCTGACCCGGTCGAAAGGACGTATGGCCGTAGCAGCGGACCAGGGTTTCCTCTAGCAGGTCGCGATGTTTACCCATGCTCCTCTCCTCTCTCCTGTGCCAAAGCTAAGCGGATCTGCAGGTAGGAATACTCCTCACCCAGCAGCTCTTTCATCACGCGCAGCCGTTTCGTCCCGGCGCGGCGGCTCGTCGCGAGAATCTGCTGTTTTTGCGCTTCCGTGAGGTACGGCGCAGGATCCCACTCCGGGCAGTGCAGGGCGATCTCCACCAGGTGATCTTCGATCGTGCCCTGTTTTAACCCGCGCCGCCTGGCAATCTCCGCGATCCCCAATCCCTGCTTCAGCAGTCGATACGTCTCGCCAGCGCTTGCCGACAGGCGCGGATCGCCCCCGCTTTCCACCGCGGCGAGCGCAGACAGCAGGGGAAATCGCTGCGCGCCTTCCGCCTGCACCTGCCGGACGATGCGCGTCAGCAGGTAGCGCAGCTTGATGTGCAGGAGCGGCAGCGGCTCATCCATGCGGCTGGCCAGCTGCTCCAGCGTACAGCCCACCTGGTCGGCACCCGACAACTGCTCCACCAACAATCGCTGCAGAGCGACCTCATGGGGGGTTAAGGCGGCCAACAGTTCCTGATACAGCTGGCTGCCTGATACATGCCGACGCAGCCCCGGTCGCGTAAACAAGCGTTTAACCCATTCCTGGATCTGTTTGCGCTGCACGACCGGATAAAACGCCGGCTGCCCGTGCTCCAGCTGCGAAATGGTCTGTACCAGGAGGTGCAGCCGCAGCCAAAACAGCTCCAGCCGCTCGGCGCAGGCGATGCCATCAAGCGGCATGAGCCACTCGGCCAGCCGGTACCGCCGCCAGCCCGCCCGCCGCTGCCGCTCTCCCTGCGCGGTGACCCGGAACGTCCACCGGCCGCTAGGGCTGTCTGCTTTCTCACGTTCCAGCCAGCCTTGCTGCAAAAAATATGTAACAAAATCTTGCCAGCGCTCTCTCAAAAAGCCGGGAAACAGCCGATAATAGGGATGAAGCCGATAATGATGGACATCCTGAATGGTTTGATGGGCTTTTCGGCCCACCAGGATATAGTAGAGCGACTGCGGGGTGCGTTCTCCCGCCAGCGGCACCAGACCGCCGAGCAGCACCGCCGACCAAACATCCAATTCACGTTCCGACAGTTGCTTCATCATCTGACTCCTTTGGCGTACCTGTTTCCGTGGATGGGCTTTCGCCTGTGCTGTTCAAGCGAATGTTAGCAAAAGACGGAGGAGAAACATGTCAAGACTGAAAAAATCGGACTATCTGCTCACCTATATGATCATCATATCATTTGCTTGTTTTGTCGGCGGATTTTTTTTAGGCGCAACGGTGATGAAAGGGAAAATGGCCGCGGAATTGGAATGGGCGACGAAAGCAGAACGCGAAAACGCGCTGCGGGAGCTGATGCTAAAAGAGCAGCAGCTCTACCGCGAGCAGGATTTTGTCAGCTTTTACTACGGCGTCTATCTGCCGCTGGAGGAGTTCCGCGCAGCCCACTTCCGCTATTTGGACAGCTTGCAGGGCAAGCCGCGGGAAGAGCAGCTGAACATCAGCGAAGAGATGAAAAAAGTCGTGGAAAAACAGCGCGAGGAAGTGGAAAACGGCATCGTTCCCGCCACCTCCCCGCTGTTGGTAAAAGCCAAAACGGGGTATATCAACAGCTTAAACGCATATACTGATGGTATTCTACAGGTGTTGGACAAAAACAATCTGAACGCGCTCACCGCCGAGCAGATCGCAGCCGGACGTCATTTGGCGCCGTTTTACTCCCTGTGGCTGCGGGCCCAGGCCGACCTCTACAAGGCGATCGCGTTATGGGAGTCCGCCTACGTCACGAAACAGGAGATCCCGGAGGCGCTGCCGGCTACCCTTGACATCAATCAGTGGAAGGCCTACCCTTTCCACCTGCGCAACTACTGGACAGCCGAGTACCTGGCCAAACAGCCGACGCTCGCCCGCTACAACCCGGAAGACTTGACCGCGCGCCTCGATTCGGTCATCCTCACCAATCAGGCGGCATCGCTCGGCTGGCATGACATCCCCTATGCGATCCGCGTCCTCAACACCACGAGTGCCGTCCGTCAAGGGGATTACCACGCGCTTCGCGAGAAACTTTACGCAAATGTGAGAATGCCGGAAATGCCCCTGTTCAGCGAATAAGTTCATTTTTGGATGGGATTCATTCTTGAAA contains:
- a CDS encoding RecQ family ATP-dependent DNA helicase, whose amino-acid sequence is MGKHRDLLEETLVRCYGHTSFRPGQRELMELVLSGQNALGLLATGGGKSLTYQLPSLLLPHLTVVVTPLISLMIDQVQKLRQQGRRDVTYLNSALRPDEIRQQLQELRAGRYKLLYISPEKLQHPAVTAMLQERGVSLFAIDEAHCISQWGHDFRTDYLRLPAIVEALGSPPVLAVTATATAAVAAEICELFQIPPHHLVKQSLNRSNITYDVYRVQAEQEKLERLLSLLAVLDGAGIVYCSTRQAVEQVVRRCREAGMHDVHGYHGGMDAIERVLIQEQFLRNKLRVIIATNAFGMGIDKPDIRFVLHYQFPASLEAYVQEVGRIGRDGEPGYAGLFYWPEDGLIHQRLQERESLADDQLKQFLALVQAGKTPGGAAGRLAAAELPAGIAENQLRALFFYAERAGVLADVLPTKDGYQFRVCSAASADALRQIAAELARIQRVKQEKLAAIVSWLRQGGCLRRQLSAYFGEREEADAPALGCCSACGFDRSRFWRRKQAERQESGEKWQLERALARLLGQKPLPQTGGQP
- a CDS encoding helix-turn-helix domain-containing protein, which produces MKQLSERELDVWSAVLLGGLVPLAGERTPQSLYYILVGRKAHQTIQDVHHYRLHPYYRLFPGFLRERWQDFVTYFLQQGWLEREKADSPSGRWTFRVTAQGERQRRAGWRRYRLAEWLMPLDGIACAERLELFWLRLHLLVQTISQLEHGQPAFYPVVQRKQIQEWVKRLFTRPGLRRHVSGSQLYQELLAALTPHEVALQRLLVEQLSGADQVGCTLEQLASRMDEPLPLLHIKLRYLLTRIVRQVQAEGAQRFPLLSALAAVESGGDPRLSASAGETYRLLKQGLGIAEIARRRGLKQGTIEDHLVEIALHCPEWDPAPYLTEAQKQQILATSRRAGTKRLRVMKELLGEEYSYLQIRLALAQERGEEHG